The following is a genomic window from Patagioenas fasciata isolate bPatFas1 chromosome 1, bPatFas1.hap1, whole genome shotgun sequence.
TTCAGGAATATGTCCCGTCCTGAACATCGCTCCTTTGGAGCATAACAAAGGAGCGCTTTTCCTGGATGGCTGGAGAACTGAATAAACAACACTTTGCCGATCAATAAAACCCTTTGAATTTGGGGGGGTGGGCCTGCGGCGGGCTAATTACCAGCACATAGCGCCGTGTCACTGACAGCCCTTGCAGAAATGTGCGGGATCAGTGATTTCCAAGTGAGGGAGGGACGTGGGTGTCCTGGCGAGGTGTCACCACCCCGTGGACCCACGGGGCAACGTTGCGGCACGTCGCCGGGTCCATGGGTCACCAGCACTGCTTCATCAAATTAGTGCAAATCCACTTCCATCTCAGCTCTGCCGGGGGTTTGAATCAAAGAGGGCAAAACTCAGGTGAAATCAGACCCTGGGCTTTAATTTCACGGTGCTGTGGACACCTGAAGAAACGGCAGTGCCGGCTCCCTCAGCGAGGCGTGCGGGAGGGCGATCTCACTCACCCGAACGCCTGCTAAATTGGGCTAAATCCTGAATCAACACGAAGACAGATGGTGCCCTATCTCTACTTCATCCGTAATTACTTTCTAGAGTAGCAATCAGGCTGTTTCAGTTCACACGCGTCGTGCAGCATCCTTCCCCTGCTCACAGCTCAGGGCTGTGCCTAACCAAAGCCGGGTTTACATCAGCCTGGCTTGGCTGTGGAAATTGGGCagtttaaatcacagaatcatcaaatcgttttagttggaagagaccctcaagatcatggagtccaaccataacccagccctgtccctgccccatgtcctgagaacctcctgtccgtctgtccaaccctccagggatggtgactccagcactgccctgggcagcctgttccaatgccccacagccctttggggaagaaattgttccccacatccaacctcaacctcccctggtgcaacttgagggcgtttcctctgctcctggcgcttgttcctggggagcagagcccgacccccctggctccaagctcctttcaggcagttcagagatcagaaggtctcccctcagctcctgttctccaggccttGTGAGCACCGGCCTCTGGCTCAGTTAATCCTCCAGGGCACACACAGGGTGGGCAACATCAGAACGGGCTGCTCAGGAAGTGATGCTGCTGCAAGTGGAAGGGCTTCTAAGGAGAAgaatatggttttgttttgttatttccaTTAGTTTTCTTTTGGACTTGAAAGATTGAAGACATATCAATGATGGAGGCTCATTGCCAGAGGCTCCttctggggacagacttttgagcagggcctgttgtgacaggacaaggggtgatggtttaaactaaaggagggaaattcaggccggacatgaggaaggaattgttgccctgagggtggtgagagcctggcccaggttgggcagagaggtggtggctgaaccatccctggagacatcccaggccaggctggacggggctctgagcaccctgagctggtgaagatgtccctgtcatggcagggggggcactgggtgacctttgaaggtccttcaacacaaaccatcagtgattctgtgattctatgataaagagCACGTTGTGCACCCTGTGCAGCAGTTCACATCTCTCCATTCTCCAGGAACCTTAGGAGGGTGAACCAAGTATCCTTCAAAGTGTATTAATTGATGAGGGAAAGAAGACTGAAATAATCTACTGCAGACCATCTTATGAAGTCTTCCCATCTACCTTGTTTATGATGCATCAATTTCTTATGATTGCAAGTGAAATGAAATAGTTTGGGCCACTTTAAGTGCTCCCAGGGTTCTTGTTCTCAGAAAAATAAGCCCAAACAAGTTTTACACTAAAACTCTGTTAATTTCCATTTTGTGAAATTACGAAATTCTGCTCTGTGAAATGAAAAGGCAATTTTTCCTCCAGATCTGCTACCTAGCAGGCAATGTAacaacattttccatttttttttttttaaacacattttatagGTAAAATATTTAACACATTTTGTTTACGCTGTGTAAATGAAAGACATAAAAGTTGGCATCACAAAATCAGGTGAGTCAACATCTTGGGCAGCAAAATATGAAATTTCTTTCACTGAGAAGGGGAAAATTACGTGCAGCTGATATAAATTTCCTGGGTGCTGTGCCACTTTGGATTTTTAAATGCAGATTCTCAGGTAATGTAATaagaagaaataaacaaatatgTTCTGGTCTAGAAATCATACAGGAAATATTGTTTAATATGTTACTATTCATATTCACCTTCTCTTTTCATATTCTCATTGTGTTTGCGTTGATTTGATGTAAAAGGCAGCTGTAGCATTTCACATCTCCCAGCATTTGAGTACAaggtattgataaaacacacattAAAACCAAGTGATCTCTGCAATGTAGAAAGAAATACAGATAAAGCTGTGGTCTAATGGCTGAGTCTGAAGACCGGGAGAAGTTTGTGGCTGGCTGGACATGTGGGTTTGCTGAAAGCCCCATTAGGGGGGTGATCGCGAACTGAACACAGAGAAGCCGTTGAGTGCTGAGGGGCAGGTGGCTGCTCTTGGGGATGGGGAAAGGGTCAACAGTCCATCCCCCAACTGCTGCTCCCCGGCAGGACCTGTGTCCATAGATCCTGGATCCTGCAGCCCCTCTTGCACGCGGAGGCTGGTGGAGCACGTGCGGGACACACGGGTCACCAGTGTTGCAAGGGCAGGTGACACCCACAGGTGTTTGACCAGCTCCTCTAAttgaagcatagaatcatagagccaTTGTGGTTGGAAAGcccctcaaaatcaccaagtccaactgttccccagccctgtccctgccccctgtcctgagaacctcctgtccgtctgtccagccctccagggatggtgactccagcactgccctgggcagcctgttccaatgccccacagccctttggggaagaaattgttcccacatccaacctcaacctcccctggtgcaacttgaggccgtttcctctgctcctggcacttgttcctggggagcagagcccgacccccctggctccaagctcctttcaggcagttcagagatcagaaggtctcccctcagctcctgttctccagctgaaccccccaggtccctcagccgctcccatcacacttgtgctgcagccccttccccagctttgtCTGTTGCTTAAtatggagcctggctccatcctcctgacactgcccctttccatattgatccccaggaatgagtcccccctcagtctcctcttctccagctccagagccccagctccctcagcctttcctcacacgggagatgctccactcccttcagcatcttggtggctgcgctggaccctctccagcagttccctgtccttctggagctgaggggccacaactggacgtGTTGCAGGATGGTGCAGCTCTGCACAGCGGAGGTGGTGTAGAAGGTGCAGATGAGCAGACCAAGCAGGTGTGGACAGCCTCCAGGCCAGGGCTACCATCACAAGCAACAGCTGGGCTGTGAATGTGAGTCCTGGTGTGACagggttaaaaggaaaagcatcaCAAGATGAAGACCTGCGGTGTGGGGTGTCCCACAACACCAGGGAGATGTTCCCAGGGAGATCTTCTCCCCGAGGCTGGAGGGGCCAGGGCTTTTGTGTGGCTGGGTGGCAGATGAAGTGTCCTCCAGCCCTTTCACTGCACATGGCTCTTGCAATCACTTGGTGACTGCCAGAGTTTATTGAATCATTTGATGTACTGCTGCCTATAGAGCTtggttagaaactgcttatatagaattctCTTAGCATAAGTAACTTCGCTTGGCATAACTTCTGCAAACTGTGAACCTTTGAGCTTTCTGCTTTGTTAAGGAAAAGAGGCCTTGGAGTTTTCAAGCTGGAAGATAAGGGGAGCTGCgtccctggagataagtaaagggACAGAACAGCATCtaacagaaaatgagaaacagaAGCAAGTTTTGGCTTATTTTCCTCAGCTGCAGGTACAAAATAGCAGCTGAATGTCAGAACTTTAATTGacagcctgcctggggaaaacGAAGAGATCAGTGAAGAACGgggagaccccagactctaatttttGCAGCTGGCCCCCAGTGGTATTCAGGGGGCTGGATTGTGGGGGTGGAATTGTTGGAGGTATTTTTCTGCTGAGCACCCCCCTTCAGGAGGCACCATCTGGAGCTGCTCTGCGCTGTACCTTGTCAATAAATCATCtgttttagaagaatttctggaatccacgCCTGAGTCTCTGCTGCGGGAATGCTGGGGAAAAGGCACCACCTCTGTGTTCGCAGCGGACCTGTCCTGGAGAACGCAAGTGCACTGGGGGCCCTGGATGCTGCCTCTGCTCTTGGACACGCGTGGCTGGAGCAGCGCTGGCCCGGGAACACAGCGTGTCCACCCTTGGGACCCGGGGGCACAGCTGTGTGTCCCCTGGGCAGTGTGCCCAAGTGACCCAGCGTGTGGCAAGGAGGGGAGGACatcatgtgtttgtgtgtgtgtgcatgtgtgtatgtccacgtgtgtgtgcacatttgtgtgtgcgtgcatgaacacgtgtgtgtttatgtgtgatTAGGCGTGTGTGCACGCTGTGAGTGCCAGGGTAGCTGCTGCCATGCACTCCCTGCCTCGGTGATACCTGAGTTCGCTCTCtcagtgccagcagcagcagcagcagctgcatctcCCCGGGCTCTGCACATGCACCCCCTGAATTACCAAGCTGGGACCGGCCACATCTTACTTTGCAATTAGGATACCAGCCTTGTACCTTACcaccttcacagaatcatagaatcatcaatttggttggaagagaccctcaagatcacgcAGTCCAACCATGACCCAACCCTAGCacttaacccatgtccctgagatcctcatctccacatctgttcaacccctccagggatggtgacgccaccactgccctgggcagcctgttccagcacttgAATGGTTCCTACCGCACTCCTTTCAAAGGGGACCTGAGGCTCTGCTCCCACCCTTCTGCCGCACTACATGTCCCTGTTCCCCTGCGGACCgagctccagctccatctgtGCTTCACCTGACTCCGTTCCCTGCACCCCGCGGTCTCCAGGCCCAGGGTTGtgccctggagcagctcctgtcccTCAGGGCAGCAGGGCTGCAGCCATCCCTGCTCCCACCAGGCACACGACCACCGCGTGGGGTGGATCTGCTTACCGCCCACCACTCACCTTCCGCGGGTCCAGCAGCCGCCCAGCCTGAAAGAAAAACTGGAGAAAGACAACGAGCTATCTCCAACCTTCCTCATCCTGGAGGAGTCTCATGGCCTGGAGAACAGCCCGCCAGTGGAGGTCTCAAgagcagggaggggaaaggatACTGGAGCACAACCTGACTTCCAATGCCATGCACAATGGAGCGTTGTACCGGGCAGACGGAACCACGTCTGCAAACTCACCCTTGGGTGCCCAGTCTAGAAGGGCTGGAGGGGTTCGGTGGCTTTGCAAGGCTgcactgcctgttcccagggtgGGTCACCCGGCACACACTGAAAAGTGGGCGGAACAGGTAGGTTTAAACAAACCCAAGGCGCCCACCTGCAGTTTGGCGTAGGAAAATGTTTCCTGATGAGAAGTAAACCCTTTCATTTTCACTTTCATGTGTCCTGATTataagctttaaaaacaaagcaaaaccacctTGCAGCTGGAGTGCTCCTACCTCCTGTTAGAAGCCAGAATTAGAAATGCCAATAAATCAAGCACCTGCCATGGGGGGTTTGGCTGTTGCAGTCATTGCGCAAGAAATAAACCTGAACAAACAGCTGACCTGGGCTCTCCGGCATCACCAGCCTGGTGACTCTCATGTTTGCCATATCCTGCACTAACACCCTGGGCACTGGAGTCTCACAGGACCTTTTCACAGCCTGGTGTTTCCATGTGTCAAATCCCCACCGTTGAGCAGGTCCCAAAGCAAGTGTTAACCTGTCCTGGGTCCTTTCCCTTGGATACCTCTCGCTTCGTAAGCCTGGATTCTAGGCTTGTTCTATAGACATCACGTCTCCAGACGCTGCACTAACCAGAGGTTGTCTGTATCTGTTATCTTGGTGTATTCTGACTTTATTCCCAGTGATATTATGCATGGGGAATAAAGTTACACGCGCATGCAGCAATTACATGTCTGAACTTAGCAGCCCCTGGTCAGGCAAAGCAGAGAAGGTGCAGAATTCATTTCTTGCAGCCCCagattttgttattgttgttgggtTTTAATATCCTCTGTGGTCATATAATGGCCTAAATGTTCAAAAGTGGCTAGAAATGTTTGCTACCTCATTGTTTCAGTGCTCAGCTTGACAATTCTTCATATTCTCAGCTTGAAAACCCCTTCACCTGGGTTTTCAAAAGAGGACTTGAGCCTGTCTTCAGCATTGCATCTCAGAGCAACGTTTCGGTTTGAGCACGATAACGTTAATTCACCCTAAACCACCAGGGATTTCTGAACTTTGAAGATACAGCTCATCTGTCCTTCAGCCTAGGTACTCGTAGAAGAAGATGCTCAGGTTGAGGGAGGTCACTGCTGTCATTGCTGTGTCCCGCGGGTGCAGTCTGGCCGCTGGAGGATGGTGGCGCTGGGGGCTGTCGCGATAACCAGCGGTCGCATGAGCTGCGCTGGGAAAACAGAGCCCACACACAGGTCAGCCTGGCATTAGAAAATGGGGAAGATGTGTAAGATCACAGAATCGCTGTCGGAAGAGCACAGAGCCAAAGGGCGAGTACTCCCGGGGAAGGGATTCAGACGGGATGGAGCGGTCTCCAGCCACTTCTTCAGGCGGTGAGCTCAGGTCTGCCGGCTCGTTCCCTAAGGAGATCCCCAGCACACGGATGGGTAGGCTGAGTGCAGCTCACAAACctctaactttcttttttttttccctttattttccttATTCTGGAGGTCTGAGCTGCCACTTCCAACCCAGGGGTGTCTGAGTCCAGCCGAGAAAGCTGGAATCGTGACCACTCAAGGGGGCTGCACGTTGCCTGTACAAGGGAAGCAGACAGATGCCTCCTATTAATTTCGACACCAGCTTAACTGAAATGGATGCAAGGACCAGAGAACGGCTGCAGTATTCTCTGAGACATTCCCCCCTTGTGCACAAAGCTTACCAATTAGCAGTGTTATGGCTTTCACATTTTAGACAGGGATTTTCAGAGGTGTTTAATGGACTTCAGGTGCCAAACCTTTCATTCCACTGGCTGCCAGGCAATAGACCTTATTAAACCTCCCAGTCCATGTGCAAGTAGAGAGCAAACACGCATTGGAACAGAGCCTGTTGCGTTTCTTTTAGGCACCATCATGACAGCAATAAATAATGGTCTTATGCTAATGAATCATTTCTTCCAGAAGTAAGATTTGCTCATTTTTGATTCTGTATCAAGTGTGAGTCATGGTGACTAAGCCATATGTGCGGGTCCGTGTGCCCAAGAGACGCGTGGAATGACGTGTTCCTTACAGAAGAGCTGCTGGAGTCATGGCCTCTttcagcatagaatcacagaacagttcgggttgagggaccttcccagctccccagtgccacccctgccatgacagggacatcttcaccagctcagggtgctcagagccccgtccagcctggcctgggatgtctccagggatggttcatccaccacctctctgcccaacctgggccaggctctcaccaccctcagggcaacaattccttcctcatgtccggcctgaatctctctcctttactttaaaccatcaccccttgtcctatcacaacaggccctgctcaaaagtctgtccccatctttctcatgggccccttttaagcacggaAAGGCCGCAccaaggtctccccggagcttctcttctccagctgaacaccccagctctctcacctgtccccagcagagctgttccagcctcgggtcatttctggggctcctctggcccctctccagcagctccatgtgtgtcctgtgctgaggacccagagctggaccagcactgcaggggggtctcacagagcggggcagaggggcaggacccccaaacctgctgctcatggggctggggatgcagcccaggacgcGGGCTGCGAGTGCACTCTATCAGCTCACATCCAACCTTTTGTCCACCAGTGTCTCCCACCCTGGGGCACATGGAACCTCACCGCGTTTGCTGTTGCTCCAGTTCAGAGCTGCTTCATTACCCGGACACGTGAAGTGTGGGCAGACGTGAGGGTTGCTTAACGTGCTGAAGCACTCACCTAACTCTGGTGGGACACTCGTGAGCCTCTGAGTCAGGTCTGGGCACCCAGCGCTTTGCAGGGTTGAGCCCTATCGAAAGAGTCAGAAAACGCTCCTGTGAATTCTCAGCTGCGTCCCATGAGGTtcataaaaaccccacaaattccTTTATTGGTCCTGTCTGGGATCActtggctggagagcagctcttcaaAAAGGACTGGTGGACAGCAGGTTGGACACGAGCACTTGGTGTGCCCTTGCAGCAATGAAGACCATCCATGGGCTGGGCTGCGCTTGTGGGGGTGCAACCACCAGGTCAAGGGAAGAGAGTTTTTACCCCTTTAATCAGCAAGAGTGTGATTCTGTTTGTGCAGCTGTGGATCCTTCCATGCAAGCAAAGGTGATGTTGATAAACTGGAGCAAGTCCAGGTGAGACCATGGAGGTGGtcaggtggctggagctgacGACAGACAAGGAGAGGATGAAGCAATGGGGGCTTTTTTAACTAGAAGAAAAAGGGGCAAAAGAGGTTTCTAATTAAAGTTTtccattcacagtatcacagtatcacagtatgtttgggattggaagggacctcaaaagctcatccagtccaatccccctgctggagcaggaacgcctaggacaGGTTGCACAGGGACATGTCCAggtgggccttgaatgtctccagggaaggagactccacaacctccctgggcagcctgggccaggctctgccaccctcactgagaagtttcttctcaaatttaagtggaacctcttgtgttccagcttgatcccattcccccttgtcctgtcattgtttgccactgagaagagcctggctccattctcatggcactcaccctttatatatttgcttGTAATCATTTCCTTGGAAATGATTACGGATAAAGCAGAGTCGGACTCATCAGGGATGGAGAGACAAGAGGGTTGGTACAGAAGTTGTAGTAGGGGAAAATTCAGCTGGACAATAAAGGAAAAATCCTTCCTCATGGGAAGTGGGACCTCATCCCTTGGAAATTTGAAAAGCTCTATGGTACAAGGGCTGGAGAAACTTGATGTAACTAGACATTAAGGCTCTGATCCAGATGACCGGGCTGTATAAATTCATTTTGCGCTGGGACATGTAATGTACTGAGGAGAATAAAGACAGACGGTTCTCCATCAAAACATGTATGGGGTCAACCGCTCACAGATGTGCCCCCAAATGATGCCACAGACATCAGGGTGTCTGCCCACCTGGGGGGACCCATGCTGACACCATCCCAACCCCCAGCTGTATCAATGAGTACGCACAGCTTTTCAAAAGAAACTCTTTTATTAGGTTACAAGTCTAAGATAAATTTTTGCTATTACTTCAGGTACAGAATGCTGCATGGACCCAGTGCTTGTTCTTCAGACTGGGAGCATGTTTACTCTTAGAATATTACACGTTTAAACTGTAAATACTTGTTTCCCATATGAATTTCTATCCTTGACAACCGAGATCGGGAACCACTTCAGTACAATCTTCATGTATCTGATACTCTCGGGAGTTCCCAGAGGCACTTACCCTCTCAAGCGTCTGATTTTCTTGCTTAAAGTATACAAAGGTATTAGACGTGccagtaaaataatttaaaagcaggAGCACATGGGTCTCATAGATTTCACTGGGCACAGCATTCTTTGGAGAATCAGCCACCTGAAATCTGCTGCACGATATTTGTTCTGCTAAGGTGCGTATCAGACACACGGAGGCAGGAGCGGCGGATGGTGTGCACTTTCCACAGGGAGTGGGAGTGCACAtctgcatagaatcacaggaccacacaatcattttgattggaaagcccctcaagatcatggagtccaaccataacccacccctgtccctgccccatgtcctgagaacctcctgtccgtctgtccagccctccagggatggtgactccagcactgccctgggcagcctgttccaatgccccacagccctttggggaagaaattgttcccacatccaacctcaacctcccctggtgcaactcgaggccgtttcctctgcgcctggcgcttgttcctggggagcagagcccgacccccctggctccaagctcctttcaggcagttcagagatcagaaggtctcccctcagctcctgttctccagctgaacccccaggtccctcagctgctcccatcgcacttgtgctccagaccccatgGCCATCATGGCTTCAGGATTTGAGAGCATTTACAGCGTGCCATCAAAGCAAGCCATTTAGCAGCCACTTTGTTCAGAACTGTTGGGTAGATGCTGACAAGCTGATACCAGGACACCTGATCCATTCACCCAGGTGTTCTCCACCAGCCAGGGAAGGCAGGCTGCCCATCCCTGTCCTGAGAACAGGAACAGCTTTGGCTCTCCTAGCATGGGTTTGGCTTTTGGTCCTGCTCCAGATGTAGAGGTCAAGAGCATGGTGGCCCAGCTGTTACCCTGGACAACCCCAAATGCATCACTTGCATGCCTTATTATCTCTTTTACCACTTCTTGACCGCCCTTTCCCCTGCCTGtgacctttcctttccccactccTGTCCCAGGTAAACAAGCTGCCTCTTattacttttttctccattggccCCAGTTCTGCTACATCACTCCAAATTTGGTATTTCCGATAACGTTACCTAAGTCATCCTGACCTTATGTGGTATTACTGATGGGGTCACCCACATACTGCTCATCTGGTAAGACTGCACTCCCCAACGTAGACTTGAGCATCCATGAAAAACAAGTGGGCAAATGCTCACTCAATACTTTTGTAATGTCCCACGTTTAGGTGGGATACAAAGACTTGTGCTTCGTTTGGTTCCTGATGGCTTCATAACTGGTGCCTGAATGGCTTCTTCCTTGGGGAATGCAAACAATGAGGCTAATCACATAGGTTTAATCACATGTGGAATGATTTCCTAGACTAGGGTTTAATTCTTCATTACAGTACTCATTAGAAATAGTTGAGCAAGATTTGTTACAGCCTCAGTGGCcttgagaaaataaaatcttgcatatttatgtttttttctggagCATAAACTCCTTCAGTGGCAACTGAAATAGAACACACTTCAGAAAGTAGAGAAAATGCTGTGGTAAATGCAGAATAAAGGAGCATGGACAATTATTTAAATTGATTTGAATATTAATTGCTTCTACCTTCACCCAGAAGCATACATTTGATTAGCAGCAATGGTGTACACAGCATAATGAGTTCATCCCGCTGGTTTGTGGCGAGCAGTCAGCGAAGGCGCTTTATGTGCTGCGGTGCCAAGGGAAGCAGCTCTTCCTTGGCGTGAGGACCTTGAGGACACCCCTGCggatctgtttgttttttatgctGTAGATGATGGGGTTCAGCACGGGGGGAACCAGCAGGTAGGTGTTGGCCATGAAGACGTGAACAAGAGGGGAAGCATTTTTGCCGAAACGGTGAACCATGGACAAGCCAACCATGGGGATGTACAGAATCAGGACTGCCAGGACATGGGACAGGCAGTTGTTCAAAGCCTTGAGACGCTCCCTCCGGGATGGAAACCTCGCAATTGTCTTACAAATCCTAATATAAGACAGAAGAATGAGCAGTGGGTCTAGCACCACTATGAGGATGGCCACGGCTAACCCGTACATGCTGTTGAACGTGATGTCTGCACATACCAGCTTGATCAGGTCCTGGTGCAGGCAGTAGGCATGGGACAGCACACGGGAACGGCAGAAGGGCAACCTTCTCAGCAAGAAGAGCGACGGCAGCACCCCGAAGAGGCACCGGCAGAGAGCGGCCAGCCCCATCTTGGCTGTCCTGGCACTGGTGAGGATGGAGGTGTATCTCAGCGGGTAGCAGATGGCCACATAGCGATCAAAGGCCATGGCCAGGAGCACCGAGGACTCCATGAAGGAGAAAGAATGAACAAAATAAAGCTGAGCAAAACAGGCGTCAAAACTGATTTCCCGGCAGTTGGCCCAGAAAACACTCATCACAGTTGGTGCTGTAGACAGAGACAAGCCCAGATCAGTCATGGCCAACATGGAGAGGAGTTGGTACATGGGCTCGTGGAGGCTCGGGTCACTCCTGATGACAAAGAGGATCGTGCAGTTCCCCACGAGGGACGCAGCGTAAATGCAGGTGAAAGGGACAGAGAGCCAGACGTGGGCAGCATCCAGCCCCGGGATGCCCGTCAGGGTGAACGtgtggctggaggagctggagctgttggACAACCACATGGTGGACCAGGGAACATCTGCAatgaaataacaacaacaacaacaacaacagcaacaacaacagcaccagcaccagcaacagcaccagcaacagcaacaacaacaacaacagcaacaacaacaacaacaataataataataataataatgtgtaCTGCCCACAAACCAGAAAACAGACACAGGTATACTTATATATGCAGAAGATACAAATTTCATAAATTACGCAGGTGCTTAGCAGTGCCTAATGAATGTGCTGCTAatcatttttcccttttcattgaTGACTGCAGgataaaatattaatgaatgaGAGAAACAAACAGACTAAAGCATCAGGGAGTTTTTAAATATATCATATATGTTAGAAGttctcaaaagctttttttttttaaatactattagTTTAAAGTAATAAATCATGACTAATTCACATGTGTCCACCCAGCAATGAGTTAGGCTTTCCTAACCCCCATGATCCAGATTTTGTCTGGATTACAGTACTGAggatgctttaattttttttttcacagcaaatATGACAAAACC
Proteins encoded in this region:
- the LOC136111534 gene encoding olfactory receptor 51Q1-like, producing the protein MWLSNSSSSSSHTFTLTGIPGLDAAHVWLSVPFTCIYAASLVGNCTILFVIRSDPSLHEPMYQLLSMLAMTDLGLSLSTAPTVMSVFWANCREISFDACFAQLYFVHSFSFMESSVLLAMAFDRYVAICYPLRYTSILTSARTAKMGLAALCRCLFGVLPSLFLLRRLPFCRSRVLSHAYCLHQDLIKLVCADITFNSMYGLAVAILIVVLDPLLILLSYIRICKTIARFPSRRERLKALNNCLSHVLAVLILYIPMVGLSMVHRFGKNASPLVHVFMANTYLLVPPVLNPIIYSIKNKQIRRGVLKVLTPRKSCFPWHRST